From a region of the Paenibacillus sp. FSL R10-2734 genome:
- a CDS encoding DUF1292 domain-containing protein, protein MSDHKHEHGEACGCGHDHDHEHEEFVLTLTNEQGEDVEMVLVETFDIGEKLYALLLEKENPEADGIILRMEEEDEEMVLYNIEDEEEWKAVEEAYNNLLAQQE, encoded by the coding sequence ATGAGCGATCACAAACATGAGCATGGTGAAGCATGCGGTTGCGGGCATGATCACGACCATGAGCACGAGGAGTTTGTGCTGACCTTGACGAACGAGCAGGGCGAAGATGTAGAAATGGTATTGGTTGAAACTTTCGACATCGGTGAGAAACTATACGCGCTGCTGTTAGAAAAGGAAAATCCAGAAGCAGATGGCATTATTCTGCGTATGGAAGAAGAAGACGAAGAAATGGTATTGTACAATATCGAAGATGAAGAAGAATGGAAAGCTGTTGAAGAAGCTTACAACAATCTGCTTGCTCAGCAAGAATAG
- a CDS encoding aminotransferase class I/II-fold pyridoxal phosphate-dependent enzyme, with protein MNQHRTPLFTALKKHAAGNPVQFHIPGHKKGLGTDAEFREFIGDNALSIDLINIAPLDDLHQPTGVIQEAQKLAAKAFGADYTYFSVQGTSNAIMTMILSVCSPGDKIIVPRNIHKSVMSAIIFSGAKPVFVSPVQDENLGIDHGITTSSLERALKRHPDAKGVLVINPTYFGICADLRSIVDLAHQYGVPVLVDEAHGVLIHFHEDLPVSAMQAGADIAATSVHKLGGSMTQSSVLNLNAKTGLINPQRVQTIMSMLTTTSTSYILLASLDTSRRNLALNGHEMAERTIRLSNYARETINTIEGLYSFGKEILGTEATFDHDPTKLNIHVRHLGITGYETENWLREKYNIEVELSDMYNILCLITPGDTQESVDKLLAALRVLSAIHYSKGEIYELKVQVPEIPQLALIPRDAFYADTQLVPFRESAGYIIAEFIYVYPPGIPILLPGEVITQDNIDYIIDHVEIGLPVKGPEDRSITNIKVIVEADPIS; from the coding sequence ATCGATCTAATCAACATCGCACCGCTTGATGATCTACATCAGCCAACTGGCGTAATCCAGGAGGCTCAGAAGCTGGCTGCGAAGGCTTTCGGCGCCGACTATACGTATTTTAGCGTACAGGGCACGAGCAATGCCATCATGACGATGATCCTCTCTGTCTGCTCACCGGGTGATAAAATAATTGTGCCGCGGAACATTCATAAATCTGTGATGTCGGCCATTATTTTCTCCGGAGCCAAGCCTGTGTTTGTCTCTCCTGTTCAGGATGAGAATCTCGGGATAGATCACGGCATTACGACCAGTTCGCTGGAACGAGCGTTAAAGCGTCATCCGGACGCTAAAGGAGTTCTAGTAATCAATCCCACGTACTTCGGTATATGCGCCGACCTGCGTTCGATTGTCGACCTGGCTCACCAATACGGTGTACCTGTACTGGTGGACGAGGCACATGGAGTACTGATTCATTTTCATGAGGATCTGCCGGTATCGGCCATGCAGGCCGGTGCGGACATAGCTGCCACTAGTGTGCATAAGCTTGGCGGTTCCATGACGCAAAGCTCGGTACTGAATCTAAATGCTAAGACGGGTCTGATCAATCCACAACGGGTACAGACCATTATGAGCATGCTGACTACAACATCCACCTCATATATTTTATTAGCGTCTCTAGATACATCAAGACGTAATCTCGCGCTCAACGGTCATGAGATGGCAGAAAGAACCATCAGACTGTCCAACTACGCACGAGAAACGATTAATACGATTGAGGGCCTGTACAGCTTTGGAAAAGAAATACTTGGGACAGAAGCAACGTTTGATCATGACCCAACCAAGCTCAACATTCATGTGCGCCATTTAGGGATCACTGGTTACGAAACCGAAAACTGGCTGCGTGAGAAATACAACATCGAAGTAGAACTAAGCGACATGTATAATATTCTTTGCCTTATTACCCCAGGTGATACCCAAGAATCAGTAGATAAATTATTAGCTGCACTTCGGGTATTGTCCGCCATTCATTATAGCAAGGGTGAAATCTACGAGCTTAAGGTTCAGGTTCCAGAAATTCCACAGCTTGCTCTAATTCCAAGGGACGCTTTTTATGCTGATACGCAGTTAGTTCCGTTCCGTGAATCTGCTGGCTACATTATTGCAGAGTTTATATATGTATACCCGCCTGGAATTCCTATTCTTCTCCCTGGCGAAGTGATCACTCAGGATAACATCGATTATATTATTGACCATGTGGAGATCGGCCTCCCAGTTAAAGGTCCTGAGGACCGCAGTATCACTAACATAAAAGTAATTGTGGAAGCCGACCCTATTTCCTAG